The Streptomyces albofaciens JCM 4342 genome has a segment encoding these proteins:
- a CDS encoding trypsin-like peptidase domain-containing protein codes for MDQPLYRSFVSVRDDGRAVGAGVLVSDDLVLTCAHVVNSALGRDRYEQALPGPGRTVRVRLPHVAPDRELTAQVEPGLWSPPRAPGGSGPVPPGALLYHGDLAVLRLPGPAPAGAEPAPFLPHAYGNEVIALWASGHPLPTVRAVPRASAPPWVTLDVVGGTEVKEGFSGGPLWDRERQAVVGIVVADLQAASGARPAGRSPAAATLYAISVPAVEAELTELPPPVVPTARRGVQQLLAVLETVLTTPDLVRRCEELLASRLGRPSRGLGADLDRLVGLAVGVRRGVPELLQAVREVAPDGSGPQWERLRKVARTVSPGECLTHGQRRGLTGLLAQCVRTDPRALLDTVLPHAIELPAVTGLADAVDVLEGYEAPGDQLMPPLLQGVVRIGVAESETGPDLAEDLAAWAQRAAARLGVDLAAVRQYTADVRDQHTERARAVAAEHRAAVCGHHERRPGGWAGIGDGTVTMTPRPNRTAPAARHNGTRLSKVPRVQVELLPAANGQHYTYQVWAWSGGDAPHVLVLAQDAEVTSEQVVDDIHRVLVNEIREDPEPALVEFFLPAAWLGLPVDRWESFDSDEDGPFELGFTRRVVIRTARRSPASYAGWKRRTAALDGARSLVLGHDCTDRKVARARLEMQPEVGTVIVCCEPRHHGTLLRQCVQAGVHTVLWHREEHGEGVAAGLLELVRGGHHTQLPETVRLERAKAVAEAASTHHRGRQLSLMYDAPDHRPPQLAPDAWVLTQP; via the coding sequence CGGTCCGCGACGACGGACGGGCCGTCGGCGCGGGCGTGCTGGTCAGCGACGACCTCGTACTGACCTGCGCGCATGTCGTCAACAGCGCGCTCGGCCGGGACCGCTACGAACAGGCGCTGCCGGGGCCGGGCCGCACCGTCCGCGTCCGGCTGCCGCACGTCGCGCCCGACCGTGAACTGACCGCCCAGGTCGAGCCCGGCCTGTGGAGCCCGCCGCGCGCGCCGGGCGGGAGCGGGCCCGTGCCGCCCGGCGCACTGCTCTACCACGGCGACCTGGCCGTGCTCCGGCTGCCGGGGCCCGCGCCCGCCGGCGCCGAACCGGCCCCCTTCCTCCCGCACGCCTACGGCAACGAGGTCATCGCCCTGTGGGCCAGCGGCCATCCGCTGCCCACCGTGCGCGCGGTGCCCCGGGCCTCCGCGCCGCCCTGGGTGACGCTCGACGTGGTCGGCGGCACGGAGGTCAAGGAGGGGTTCAGCGGCGGTCCGCTGTGGGACCGCGAACGCCAGGCCGTCGTCGGCATCGTCGTCGCCGACCTCCAGGCCGCGTCCGGCGCGCGCCCGGCGGGCCGGTCCCCGGCCGCGGCCACGCTGTACGCGATCAGCGTCCCCGCCGTCGAGGCCGAACTGACCGAGTTGCCGCCGCCCGTGGTGCCCACCGCCCGGCGCGGCGTCCAGCAGCTGCTGGCCGTCCTGGAGACCGTCCTGACCACCCCGGACCTGGTCCGCCGCTGCGAGGAACTGCTCGCCTCCCGGCTGGGGCGCCCGTCCCGCGGCCTCGGCGCCGACCTCGACCGGCTGGTCGGCCTGGCCGTGGGCGTCCGGCGCGGAGTGCCCGAACTGCTCCAGGCCGTACGGGAGGTGGCGCCGGACGGCAGCGGCCCGCAGTGGGAGCGGCTGCGCAAGGTGGCCCGCACGGTCAGCCCCGGCGAGTGCCTGACCCACGGCCAGCGGCGCGGCCTGACCGGCCTGCTGGCGCAGTGCGTCCGCACGGACCCCCGCGCGCTGCTGGACACCGTCCTGCCGCACGCCATCGAACTGCCCGCGGTGACCGGCCTGGCCGACGCCGTCGACGTCCTGGAGGGGTACGAGGCCCCGGGCGACCAGCTGATGCCGCCGCTGCTCCAGGGCGTGGTGCGCATCGGCGTGGCGGAGAGCGAGACGGGCCCGGACCTGGCCGAGGACCTGGCGGCCTGGGCGCAGCGCGCCGCCGCACGGCTCGGGGTGGACCTGGCCGCCGTACGGCAGTACACGGCCGATGTGCGGGACCAGCACACCGAGCGCGCGCGGGCCGTCGCGGCGGAGCACCGGGCCGCCGTCTGCGGCCATCACGAGCGGCGGCCGGGCGGCTGGGCGGGGATCGGCGACGGCACCGTGACCATGACACCCCGGCCGAACCGCACGGCCCCGGCCGCGCGCCACAACGGCACCCGGCTGTCGAAAGTGCCCCGCGTCCAGGTCGAACTGCTGCCCGCCGCCAACGGACAGCACTACACGTACCAGGTCTGGGCCTGGAGCGGCGGCGACGCCCCGCACGTCCTCGTCCTCGCCCAGGACGCGGAGGTGACCAGCGAACAGGTCGTGGACGACATCCACCGCGTCCTGGTCAACGAGATCCGCGAGGACCCCGAGCCCGCCCTCGTCGAGTTCTTCCTGCCCGCCGCCTGGCTCGGCCTGCCGGTGGACCGCTGGGAGTCCTTCGACAGCGACGAGGACGGCCCCTTCGAACTGGGTTTCACCCGCCGGGTGGTGATCCGCACCGCCCGGCGCTCCCCCGCGAGCTACGCCGGGTGGAAGCGGCGCACCGCCGCCCTGGACGGCGCCCGCAGCCTGGTGCTGGGCCACGACTGCACCGACCGCAAGGTGGCCCGCGCCCGGCTGGAGATGCAGCCCGAGGTGGGCACGGTCATCGTGTGCTGCGAACCGCGCCACCACGGGACGCTGCTGCGCCAGTGCGTCCAGGCGGGCGTCCACACCGTCCTGTGGCACCGCGAGGAGCACGGCGAGGGGGTCGCCGCCGGCCTGCTCGAACTGGTCAGGGGCGGGCACCACACCCAGCTGCCCGAGACCGTACGCCTGGAGCGGGCCAAGGCGGTCGCCGAGGCCGCCTCGACGCACCACCGGGGACGCCAGCTGTCCCTGATGTACGACGCGCCCGACCACCGGCCACCCCAACTGGCCCCGGACGCCTGGGTCCTGACCCAGCCGTGA